In the Desulfitobacterium hafniense DCB-2 genome, CGGTGCTGCTGACCGGGGACTTAGCCTTCTTTCATGATTTAAACGGCCTGCTGATCGGGAAAAACCATGGACTGAATTTAATTATCGTCCTCCTCAATAATAATGGGGGTGCTATTTTTAAGTATCTGCCCCAAAGTGAAAATAAGTATTTTGAATTGCTGTTTATGACCCCTCACGGTATGGATTTCAGCGGGCTTAAGACCCTCTATGATCTGACTTATTATGAACCGGTTGATTATGAAAGCTTTGCGCAGAATTTTCAGGAAGCCCTGACTTTAAGTGGGGTCAAGGTGCTGAATGTCAAAATCGATGCCCGGCTGAGCAAAGAGCTCCATGATCGGTTGACGAATCTTGATTAAAGGATAAGTGAGGAGAACAAGGTGTTCATGACGATTGAGGGCTGCCGGTATTATGCGGAGGTAAAGGGTTCCGGGCCGACTCTGGTCTGTTTCCATGGTTTTGCGGAAAACTCCGGCACCTGGGAAGCCCTTCAGCTTCAGGACTGTCAAATGGTCCTGGTGGATTTGCTCGGGCATGGCCGCAGCGCTAAGCCCCGTTCCCTTGAACCCTACGAACTGCCCGTGCTGCTGGGGCATCTCCATGAGCTGATGGCAGAGTTAGGCTGCACGGGATATTCTTTGCTGGGCTATTCTCTGGGTGGGCGTATAGCCTTGGCTTATGGGGCCGCTTATCCCCGGGAGGTTCAGGGGCTGATTCTGGAGAGTTCAGCTTATGGGATAGGGGACGAGGAGCAGCGGGCTCTGCGGAGAGAACAGGATGTCCGGCTGGCCCAGGAGATTCTGGATAGGGGAATAGAGTGGTTCGCTGAGCACTGGTCCAGCCTCCCTCTGTTTGCCTCCCAGACCCGCTTGCCTCCGGAAATCCGCGCTAAGATCAGGGCAAGGCGTCTGGGGAATGCGCCTCATGCCCTGGCCAATACTCTGCTGGGAAGCGGGCAGGGAGTGTTTCCCTGTTTAAGGGAGCAGATCCCGACTTTATCGATGCCAATCCTGTACATCCATGGGGAACAGGATGAGAAGTATAAGGAAATTGGCCAGGAGCTCATGGATTTAAACCCCGGAATCAAGAGGGAGATGATCCCGGGGGCGGGACATAATGCTCATCTTGAAAATCCCGTCACGTTTGCGGAAATAGTCGGGAATTTTTTGCAGGAGTTAGCCAAGCCTTAAGGCCATGCCTTTGGTCCGGTGTTTTTGGTCTGGTGCTCTCAGCCCTGAAGGTGTGAAAAAGTTTGATTGGAGGTATGATTATGAAATTTGCCTGGGAAACGGCTGCCGCTCAGTATGAAGACATTATCTATGAGACCTGTGAAGGGATGGCCAAAATCACCATCAACCGGCCGGAGGTCCGCAATGCCTTCCGGCCCAAAACGGTTAAGGAATTGATGGATGCTTTTATGGTGGCCCGGGAAGACAGCCGGGTTGGCGTTATTATTCTGACGGGGGCCAATCATGGCCAAGGTCAGGATCAGGAGGCTTTTTGTTCCGGAGGGGACCAGCGGGTGCGGGGCCATGGGGGGTATGTGGGCGAGGATCAGATTCCCCGGCTTAATGTTTTGGATCTCCAGCGCTTAATCCGGGTCATTCCCAAACCCGTCATTGCCATGGTCAATGGCTATGCCATCGGCGGCGGTCATGTTCTGCATCTTGTTTGTGATTTGAGTATTGCCTCGGAAAATGCCCGCTTCGGTCAGACCGGACCGAGAGTGGGGTCCTTTGATGCCGGTTATGGGGCCGGCTATCTGGCCCGCATTGTCGGACACAAAAAAGCCCGGGAGATCTGGTATTTATGCCGTCAATATACAGCCCGGGAGGCCCTGGCCATGGGCTTGGTGAATAAGGTGGTGCCCTTTGAGCGGCTGGAAGAGGAAACGGTAACCTGGGCCAGGGAAATTCTCCGGCATTCCCCCACGGCGTTGCGTTTCCTCAAGGCGGCTTTCAATGCCGATACGGATGGGCTGGCCGGCCTGCAGCAATTAGCCGGGGATGCCACCCTTTTGTACTATACCACTGATGAGGCGAAAGAGGGGCGGGACGCTTATCAGGAGAAACGGAGCCCGGATTTTCAGCGGTTTCCCAAGTTTCCTTAAGAATGCCCACGAATTTTACTGAACTAAGCAAGGGCAGGGGAAGGTAATGGTGGTCAATTGGCTTAAAAAACAGGCTCTGGAAAAACCCCATAAGCTGTTTTTAAATGAGCTGTCCTTTCAGGAGGTGGACCGGCGTGTCAGCGACCTGGCCGGCCGGATCTATCCCTTTGTTAAAGCTGAAGACAGAGTTGCTCTTTATGCTCATAATTCTGTGGAGATGGCCCTGTTTTTCATGGCCCTGCAGGCTTTGCAAATGGAGGTGTTCATGATGAATACTCGCCTGACTGGGGAGGAAAGAGCAAAAAAGCTAAAAACATTAAACATCCGGGTGACTTTTTCCGACGATGATACCTTTATTCCCTTTGGGAGGGTGCTGGCCGGTGACTATGATGAACAGGCACGCTGCCGGGAAGAGGAGGCCCCGGAGAAAATTGCGGTGATTATGGATACCAGTGCCACCAGCGGTGACTATAAGTCGGTGCCCCTGCGCCGGAAGCAGCTGGATGCTCATGTGCAGGCCTCCCGGCAAGTTCTGGGGGTCAGGGAAGAAGATAACTGGCTGCTCGTCCTTCCCATGTACCATATCGGCGGCTTAGCCATTTTAATGCGCAGTTTGTATAATGGCACCCGAGTCACCTTGATGGGGAAATTTGATGAAGAGCAGATCTTAAAAGGGATCGAAGAGGGC is a window encoding:
- the menH gene encoding 2-succinyl-6-hydroxy-2,4-cyclohexadiene-1-carboxylate synthase translates to MTIEGCRYYAEVKGSGPTLVCFHGFAENSGTWEALQLQDCQMVLVDLLGHGRSAKPRSLEPYELPVLLGHLHELMAELGCTGYSLLGYSLGGRIALAYGAAYPREVQGLILESSAYGIGDEEQRALRREQDVRLAQEILDRGIEWFAEHWSSLPLFASQTRLPPEIRAKIRARRLGNAPHALANTLLGSGQGVFPCLREQIPTLSMPILYIHGEQDEKYKEIGQELMDLNPGIKREMIPGAGHNAHLENPVTFAEIVGNFLQELAKP
- the menB gene encoding 1,4-dihydroxy-2-naphthoyl-CoA synthase; its protein translation is MKFAWETAAAQYEDIIYETCEGMAKITINRPEVRNAFRPKTVKELMDAFMVAREDSRVGVIILTGANHGQGQDQEAFCSGGDQRVRGHGGYVGEDQIPRLNVLDLQRLIRVIPKPVIAMVNGYAIGGGHVLHLVCDLSIASENARFGQTGPRVGSFDAGYGAGYLARIVGHKKAREIWYLCRQYTAREALAMGLVNKVVPFERLEEETVTWAREILRHSPTALRFLKAAFNADTDGLAGLQQLAGDATLLYYTTDEAKEGRDAYQEKRSPDFQRFPKFP